From a region of the Hemibagrus wyckioides isolate EC202008001 linkage group LG06, SWU_Hwy_1.0, whole genome shotgun sequence genome:
- the LOC131354580 gene encoding L-selectin-like, whose amino-acid sequence MKSLFICQLLLLYGTAVGLVREYIYVSQQMNWTTAQAYCRYLYRDIASITTEEENQRAVNITEDNTILTWIGLKRTEPLADTWQWSGQEEPNFLNWRDSEPNGKNQDENCAAINAYGWIDDKCWINRPSICNRRFTLVKENKTWEEAFKYCRSHYYYLAIVDSQTLLDLLKTETKQAETASVWTGLRFLDGKWFWVDGMPVRSLVSMPQCPSRPYHCGAFNFNTYTWENRYCNEKLNFLCYY is encoded by the coding sequence ATGaaatctctctttatctgtcagCTGTTACTTCTGTATGGGACAGCTGTGGGCCTGGTAAGAGAATACATTTATGTTTCACAGCAGATGAACTGGACCACAGCTCAGGCCTACTGCAGGTATCTCTATAGGGATATAGCTAGCATCACTACTGAAGAGGAAAACCAGAGAGCTGTGAACATTACAGAAGACAACACTATTCTCACATGGATTGGGCTAAAGAGAACTGAACCACTTGCAGATACCTGGCAGTGGTCTGGTCAAGAAGAGCCTAATTTCTTAAACTGGAGAGACAGCGAGCCAAATGGTAAGAATCAAGATGAGAATTGTGCTGCTATTAATGCATATGGCTGGATTGATGATAAATGTTGGATAAATCGCCCTTCAATTTGCAACAGAAGGTTCACATTGGTAAAGGAGAATAAAACATGGGAGGAGGCTTTTAAGTATTGCAGGAGTCACTACTATTATCTGGCCATTGTGGATTCACAAACACTGCTAGACCTGCTTAAAACAGAGACCAAACAAGCCGAAACAGCCAGTGTGTGGACAGGCCTGCGCTTCCTCGATGGAAAATGGTTCTGGGTGGACGGAATGCCAGTGCGAAGCCTGGTATCAATGCCTCAATGCCCATCCCGGCCCTACCACTGTGGTGCCTTCAACTTCAACACGTACACCTGGGAGAACAGATACTGCAATGAGAAGCTTAATTTTCTCTGCTATTACTGA